The following proteins are co-located in the Heteronotia binoei isolate CCM8104 ecotype False Entrance Well chromosome 21, APGP_CSIRO_Hbin_v1, whole genome shotgun sequence genome:
- the STON2 gene encoding stonin-2 isoform X2, translated as MLQHLTGLLLHAFSRSKKEEVQQPHTNFFSGVVDNSSSLPEDEELGMEAPSWQLNGTQSFNGHSENLTPAHFPSWVTFDDNEVNCISPQTLSPVKADIPPIMTPPVATAATTTAAEVPDANSKLLSSSFKKRERPRSTLGDLSKVQKLDLSSITRLPLVGGAPSWSATNPFLDESLRDVQPSPINPFSSFFEEQERRSQSSSMPGAPAKNQRDSLIVLHQQPDTISFNESSKHVKHRDAVEQLKQLQIGDPDEQSSSPLPDDDPTLPSELDGTLFSLGPPGRKDGWPMMLRIPEKKNIMSSRHWGPIYVKLTESGYLQLFYEKGLEKPFREFKLDINHEISEPKLQNYDENGRIHSVRIDRTIYKEKKRYQPKPAVTHTAEREQVIKLGTTSYEDFLSFIRAIQDTLMDLPTSSTDLSTVGLNYQEEEITVDVKDEFYGILAKGDNRILQHNVLTRVQVLTFLSGLAECRLGLNDILVKGNEIVSRHDIMPTTTTKWIKLYDCHFHACVDEEMFTSNRVILFNPLDACRFELMRFRSTFSEKTLPFTLRIAASINGAEVELQSWLMMSPGFSSNRDSLTQVPCENVMIRYPVPQEWVKNFRRESVLGEKSLKAKVNKCASFGSTSVSGSEPVMRVTLGTAKYEHAFNSIVWRINRLPDKNSGSSHPHCFFCHLELGSDREVPSSFVRYADVEFDMPTASASKAAIRSISVEGKTDVRKWVNYSAHYSYKVEIEQKRSLNPDVMGEETGNAKECAVH; from the exons ACAATTCCTCATCTCTTCCAGAAGATGAAGAGCTAGGAATGGAGGCTCCTAGCTGGCAGCTGAATGGCACACAGTCCTTTAATGGCCACAGTGAAAACCTGACCCCAGCTCATTTCcccagctgggtgacttttgaTGACAATGAAGTCAACTGTATTTCTCCACAGACTTTATCCCCTGTGAAAGCAGACATACCACCCATAATGACTCCACCAGttgcaacagcagcaacaacaacagcagcagaggTCCCAGATGCAAACTCCAAGCTCCTCTCCTCATCTTTTAAAAAGAGGGAACGTCCCAGGAGCACACTAGGTGACCTTTCCAAAGTTCAGAAACTTGACCTTTCCTCTATAACCAGGTTACCTTTGGTTGGTGGTGCACCCTCCTGGAGTGCTACTAACCCTTTCCTCGATGAATCTCTGAGGGATGTTCAACCTTCCCCTATCAACCCATTCAGCTCTTTCTTTGAGGAACAAGAGAGGCGCTCCCAGTCCAGCTCTATGCCTGGTGCCCCCGCTAAAAATCAGAGAGATTCTCTCATTGTCCTCCATCAGCAGCCTGACACCATCAGTTTCAATGAGTCAAGTAAACATGTAAAGCATAGAGATGCTGTTGAACAACTCAAGCAACTCCAGATTGGGGATCCAGATGAGCAAAGCAGTTCTCCTCTGCCTGATGATGACCCCACATTGCCATCTGAGCTGGATGGCACTCTATTCAGCTTGGGGCCACCTGGAAGGAAGGATGGTTGGCCAATGATGCTGAGGATACCAGAGAAGAAGAACATCATGTCCTCTAGACACTGGGGGCCAATTTACGTGAAGCTGACTGAGAGTGGGTATTTGCAGCTTTTTTATGAGAAAGGGCTGGAGAAGCCCTTTAGGGAGTTCAAGCTTGACATCAACCATGAGATTTCAGAGCCCAAGCTCCAGAACTATGATGAGAATGGCAGGATTCACAGTGTGAGGATAGACCGTACCATCTATAAGGAGAAAAAGAGGTACCAACCAAAGCCAGCTGTCACTCACACAGCAGAAAGGGAACAGGTTATAAAGCTTGGTACCACTAGTTACGAAGACTTCCTCAGCTTCATCAGGGCCATCCAGGATACACTAATGGATTTGCCCACCTCATCAACAGACCTGAGCACAGTGGGACTAAACTACCAAGAAGAGGAAATCACTGTGGATGTTAAGGATGAGTTCTATGGCATTTTGGCCAAAGGGGACAACAGGATTCTGCAGCACAATGTGTTGACGAGGGTGCAAGTTCTCACATTCCTTTCTGGCTTGGCAGAATGTCGGCTAGGCCTCAATGATATCCTAGTCAAAGGAAATGAAATTGTCTCACGGCATGATATCAtgcctaccaccaccaccaagtggATTAAGTTGTATGACTGCCACTTCCACGCCTGTGTGGATGAGGAGATGTTCACCAGCAACCGGGTAATTCTGTTTAACCCCTTGGATGCCTGCCGGTTTGAACTAATGCGCTTTAGGAGTACATTTTCTGAGAAGACACTGCCTTTCACCTTGAGGATTGCAGCCAGTATCAATGGGGCTGAGGTGGAACTCCAGAGTTGGCTGATGATGTCTCCAGGATTCTCCTCCAACCGAGACTCTCTAACTCAGGTTCCCTGTGAAAATGTGATGATCCGCTACCCAGTGCCCCAGGAATGGGTGAAAAATTTCCGTAGAGAAAGTGTCCTTGGCGAGAAGTCTTTGAAAGCAAAAGTAAATAAATGTGCCAGCTTTGGATCCACCAGTGTTTCTGGCTCAGAGCCAGTAATGAGAGTAACACTAGGAACTGCCAAATATGAGCATGCCTTTAATTCCATTGTATGGAGGATAAATCGACTGCCTGACAAAAACTCTG GTTCTAGTCATCCGCACTGCTTCTTCTGTCACCTGGAGCTTGGTTCTGACCGGGAAGTGCCTTCCAGTTTTGTACGCTATGCGGATGTGGAGTTTGACATGCCAACTGCTTCAGCATCCAAGGCCGCCATTCGTTCCATCTCTGTGGAAGGCAAGACTGATGTCAGGAAGTGGGTCAACTATTCAGCACACTACAGTTACAAG GTGGAAATAGAGCAGAAAAGGAGCTTAAATCCTGATGTGATGGGAGAGGAAActggtaatgccaaggaatgtgcTGTACACTGA